A genomic window from Sphingobacterium sp. BN32 includes:
- a CDS encoding lipopolysaccharide biosynthesis protein: protein MDKKRFLINLISNFLSALSGVGITFFLTPYIVSALGKESYGFFSLSNNFIMYAGILTTALNSMSARFITISLEQKDLKQVNVYFNSVLVGNFLISIFFFIVGGLCCLFLDRILDIPIPLVTDVKLLFAFMFIGLITNISTTAFSALAFAVNRLDKLAINNIIINMIRLVGIIALFYFFVPKIYFLGVVTVFTSFYFGFANYRFSKKIMPEVRINFKDFSTAALVVMLSSGVWNSVGALSNVVNSQIDLLIANKLFDASAMGLLSLTKLAPNALQLLLGIIVPVFLPEMIKAYAKNEKEKLLDILNFSFKLIFLILMIPMAIFYIYGTEFYQLWLPDQDFKALYIISILTLTPMIVHGCIETVYHVFVVTNKLKLLSIWGIFISILNFTTVIVLYKNTDLGIYSIPAAGFIVGLLNHLTFTPIYAAKYLNLDLGFFYKKLLFGLLCFVILLAVSYGWKMLHLFEIDSWLRFLLNTILLGMILLAIAIGLRFDKATRNKAINLVKAKINSVNK from the coding sequence ATGGATAAAAAACGTTTCCTTATAAATCTAATTTCTAATTTCTTGAGTGCGCTTTCGGGCGTTGGAATAACGTTTTTCCTAACTCCATATATTGTCTCCGCCTTGGGAAAAGAGTCATATGGTTTTTTCTCTTTATCCAATAACTTTATCATGTATGCAGGAATCTTGACTACGGCATTAAACTCCATGTCGGCAAGATTCATTACCATCAGTCTTGAGCAAAAAGACTTAAAACAGGTCAATGTATATTTCAACTCGGTTTTGGTTGGAAACTTTTTGATTTCAATATTCTTCTTTATTGTTGGCGGTTTATGTTGCCTCTTTCTGGATAGGATACTTGACATCCCTATTCCGCTAGTAACCGATGTAAAACTGCTTTTTGCCTTTATGTTCATCGGTTTGATAACAAATATTTCGACAACCGCATTCTCTGCATTAGCATTTGCAGTGAACAGATTAGATAAACTCGCAATTAACAACATCATTATCAACATGATTCGGCTCGTTGGAATCATCGCGTTGTTTTATTTTTTCGTGCCAAAAATATATTTTTTAGGGGTCGTAACTGTCTTTACTTCCTTTTATTTCGGATTTGCCAATTATCGTTTTTCCAAGAAAATTATGCCGGAAGTACGAATAAATTTCAAGGATTTCTCTACTGCGGCTTTAGTAGTCATGTTATCTTCTGGCGTTTGGAATTCGGTTGGCGCACTATCGAACGTTGTCAACTCACAGATCGATTTGTTAATTGCTAATAAACTCTTCGATGCTTCGGCGATGGGTTTATTATCGCTGACTAAATTAGCTCCTAATGCGTTACAATTGCTATTGGGAATTATTGTTCCGGTCTTTCTGCCCGAAATGATTAAAGCGTACGCTAAGAATGAGAAGGAAAAATTGCTCGACATCCTAAACTTTTCTTTTAAGCTTATTTTTCTGATCCTGATGATCCCTATGGCCATATTTTATATTTATGGAACAGAGTTTTATCAACTTTGGCTACCCGATCAAGACTTTAAAGCGCTGTATATTATTTCCATTCTTACCTTAACGCCAATGATTGTACACGGGTGCATTGAAACCGTGTATCATGTATTCGTTGTAACGAACAAGCTTAAGTTACTTTCCATCTGGGGGATTTTTATTTCTATTTTGAATTTTACTACTGTGATTGTCCTCTATAAAAATACAGATCTCGGCATCTATTCTATTCCGGCCGCCGGATTTATCGTGGGCTTATTGAACCATCTTACTTTCACCCCAATTTATGCAGCCAAGTACCTAAACTTAGATCTCGGCTTTTTCTATAAAAAGTTACTGTTTGGATTGCTATGTTTTGTGATTTTACTTGCCGTTTCCTATGGATGGAAGATGTTACATTTGTTCGAAATAGACTCCTGGCTTCGCTTCCTATTAAATACAATTCTATTGGGTATGATTCTTTTGGCTATCGCTATTGGCCTTCGTTTCGACAAAGCCACTCGTAATAAAGCTATCAACCTAGTAAAAGCAAAAATAAATTCCGTAAATAAATAA
- the smc gene encoding chromosome segregation protein SMC — protein sequence MQLTKLEIKGFKSFGDKVVINFNEGVTAIVGPNGCGKSNVVDAIRWVLGEQSTRTLRSEKMENIIFNGTKNRKAANLAEVSLTFDNTKSILPTEFTTVTITRKLFRTGESEYRLNDVKCRLKDITDLFLDTGVGADTYSIIELKMIDEIIANKDNSRRNLFEEASGISKYKVRKKQTLAKLKDTEADLSRVDDLMFEINKNLKSLENQAKKADKYFTLKEEYREASIGLAYYRLENFHTDLERIQEQENQQKEQLQETVAQIASKETVLQTQKNDILAKEKNLATQQKVTHEYINKIRALESDEKLKNAKMIHLQEKETRLNNDIATDKQQLTQIEYSVKRLNEELFEEQNKLDDIKQDLENNKLEVEELRGQQQSAKGKLDSFTKDNAELQNNIYRLEKDIAVLGIQKDALEQESLRTANDAIAKEAELNQFSLVVAELEERVNIQQEQFDAALHTEEQLQQQIEETEDNIRQFTSELNRESRVVDAKQNEYNLTKSLVDNLEGFPESIRFLRKNAGWKKQYPLFSDILFCKEDYRVAIENFLEPIMNHYVVDLKEDAVKAINLLSDSSRGRANFFILEAVKQLPAAEQVNNHDSRLISAMDVISVDDKFKTLCTILLDGVYLLKSEDDIILESDLPTDNITILHKDGKFSKTKLGLSGGSVGLFEGKRIGRAKNLEILAKEIQTLNQRILELQENLRVENEKLIRLKGGSQRVFIEEQRVQLNRLTNELVSVKTKQEQYQTFINNSQNRKQDIETKIASILVELEKAEPELQDFKLKASTNQDELVLLQQQYQDISEILTERSAIFNNANIKFHQQQSKVSTLLKDLEYREHQKDSLLERIEKNSQEFDQVKKEIIESVNTGTKDEIDLAAMYEQKELYEKGLKEIEDDFYASRQEINDLEESIGQLRRNKDISDTIINEYKDKKTSLQIELNALKERLSVEFNIELQDLLEQEVPEDRLPFEELHTKCNKLKKQLDDYGTINPMAKEAYDEMFERHGFIDKEKTDLMDAKASLLSTISEIDQSANDKFMYAFTTVRENFVKVFRSLFNEEDSCDIVLSDPNNPLESDIDIIARPKGKRPLSINQLSGGEKTLTSTALLFSLYLLKPAPFCIFDEVDAPLDDTNIDKFNNIIREFSNQSQFIVVSHNKRTIASTDIIYGVTMVEQGVSRVVAVDLRDVA from the coding sequence ATGCAGTTAACGAAGTTAGAAATCAAAGGATTTAAGAGTTTTGGTGACAAGGTTGTAATCAACTTCAATGAAGGCGTAACGGCCATTGTAGGGCCAAATGGATGTGGCAAATCTAATGTTGTTGATGCCATACGTTGGGTGTTAGGTGAACAAAGTACGCGTACATTGCGTTCCGAGAAGATGGAGAATATTATCTTCAATGGCACCAAGAACCGTAAGGCTGCGAATCTTGCCGAAGTATCTTTAACCTTCGACAATACTAAAAGTATTTTGCCGACGGAATTTACGACGGTAACCATTACAAGAAAACTTTTCCGCACCGGAGAAAGTGAATATCGCTTAAACGATGTTAAATGTCGTTTGAAAGATATTACCGATCTATTCCTCGATACCGGTGTTGGTGCTGACACCTACTCGATTATCGAATTGAAGATGATTGATGAAATCATCGCTAATAAAGATAATTCCCGCCGAAACCTTTTCGAAGAAGCTTCGGGTATATCAAAATATAAAGTCCGTAAAAAACAGACCTTAGCCAAGCTTAAGGATACAGAAGCTGACCTCTCACGTGTCGATGACTTGATGTTCGAGATCAATAAGAACCTGAAGTCTTTAGAAAACCAAGCGAAGAAAGCCGACAAGTACTTTACACTAAAGGAAGAATATCGCGAAGCGAGTATCGGATTAGCCTACTATCGTTTGGAGAACTTCCACACTGATCTAGAGCGCATCCAAGAGCAAGAAAACCAACAGAAGGAGCAGCTACAGGAAACTGTCGCACAGATTGCATCCAAAGAAACGGTTTTACAGACCCAGAAGAACGACATCCTTGCCAAAGAGAAAAATCTAGCAACACAGCAAAAGGTTACTCACGAGTATATCAACAAGATCCGCGCATTAGAATCAGATGAAAAGCTGAAGAATGCCAAGATGATCCATCTGCAAGAAAAGGAAACTCGTTTAAATAATGATATTGCAACTGATAAGCAACAGCTAACTCAAATAGAATATAGCGTAAAACGCTTGAACGAGGAGTTATTCGAAGAGCAGAACAAGCTCGATGACATCAAGCAAGACCTGGAAAACAATAAACTAGAGGTCGAAGAACTGCGTGGACAACAACAATCTGCAAAAGGAAAACTTGACAGTTTTACGAAGGACAACGCCGAACTTCAGAACAACATATACCGTTTAGAAAAAGATATTGCCGTTTTAGGTATCCAAAAAGATGCCTTAGAGCAAGAATCCCTACGTACGGCTAATGACGCAATCGCAAAAGAGGCGGAACTCAATCAATTCAGTCTTGTAGTTGCCGAATTGGAAGAACGTGTCAATATCCAACAAGAGCAGTTTGACGCAGCGCTTCATACAGAAGAGCAATTGCAGCAACAAATTGAAGAAACGGAAGATAATATCCGTCAATTTACCAGCGAACTCAATAGAGAGTCTCGCGTTGTCGATGCCAAACAAAACGAATACAACCTAACGAAATCCCTTGTCGATAATCTCGAAGGGTTTCCTGAGTCCATTCGCTTCTTACGTAAGAATGCCGGCTGGAAAAAGCAATATCCCCTATTTTCGGATATCCTCTTCTGTAAAGAAGATTACCGTGTGGCTATCGAGAACTTCCTTGAGCCAATCATGAACCACTATGTCGTGGACCTGAAAGAGGATGCTGTAAAAGCAATTAACCTCCTAAGTGACTCATCACGCGGACGAGCTAATTTCTTTATCCTAGAAGCCGTAAAACAGCTTCCTGCGGCAGAACAGGTTAACAATCATGACAGTCGCTTAATATCTGCAATGGATGTCATATCGGTAGATGATAAGTTCAAGACCCTATGTACTATCCTGCTCGACGGCGTTTATCTTCTTAAATCAGAAGATGACATCATTCTGGAATCCGATTTACCGACAGACAATATCACCATTCTTCATAAAGATGGTAAGTTCTCCAAAACCAAGCTAGGCCTTTCTGGAGGTTCTGTAGGATTATTCGAAGGTAAGCGTATCGGACGTGCGAAGAATTTAGAAATCCTTGCCAAGGAGATCCAAACGCTAAATCAGCGTATTCTGGAGCTACAAGAAAACCTGCGTGTAGAAAACGAGAAACTTATCCGCTTGAAAGGAGGTTCTCAACGTGTCTTTATCGAAGAACAACGTGTGCAACTAAACCGCCTGACAAATGAGCTGGTATCTGTCAAAACGAAACAGGAACAATACCAAACGTTCATCAATAACAGCCAGAATAGAAAACAGGATATTGAAACCAAGATCGCATCTATTCTTGTCGAGCTTGAGAAAGCAGAACCTGAACTGCAGGATTTCAAATTAAAGGCTTCAACTAATCAAGATGAATTAGTACTCCTACAACAGCAATATCAAGACATTTCTGAAATCCTGACGGAGAGATCAGCGATTTTTAACAATGCGAATATCAAATTCCATCAGCAGCAAAGTAAAGTTTCTACGCTACTGAAAGACTTAGAATACCGTGAGCATCAAAAGGACAGCTTGCTTGAACGTATTGAAAAGAACAGTCAGGAGTTCGATCAAGTAAAGAAAGAGATTATAGAATCTGTCAACACGGGCACAAAGGATGAGATTGATCTGGCTGCGATGTATGAGCAAAAGGAACTGTATGAAAAAGGTCTGAAGGAAATTGAAGATGATTTCTATGCGAGTCGCCAAGAGATCAATGATCTGGAGGAAAGTATCGGACAGCTGCGCCGCAACAAAGACATTTCCGACACCATCATCAACGAGTATAAAGACAAGAAAACGTCACTTCAAATCGAGCTAAATGCGCTTAAAGAGCGTCTATCTGTAGAGTTCAATATTGAGTTGCAAGATTTATTGGAACAGGAAGTTCCGGAAGATCGTCTTCCATTTGAAGAGCTGCATACTAAATGTAATAAACTGAAAAAGCAACTGGACGATTACGGTACGATCAACCCGATGGCAAAAGAAGCCTATGATGAGATGTTCGAACGACATGGCTTTATCGACAAAGAGAAAACCGACCTCATGGATGCTAAAGCATCCTTACTGAGCACGATCTCGGAGATCGACCAATCTGCAAACGATAAATTCATGTACGCATTCACGACCGTACGAGAAAACTTCGTGAAAGTATTCCGTTCGCTATTTAATGAGGAAGACTCCTGTGATATCGTATTAAGCGATCCTAACAACCCATTAGAGTCTGATATCGATATTATCGCAAGACCGAAAGGAAAACGCCCATTGTCGATCAATCAGCTCTCCGGTGGTGAAAAAACACTGACCTCCACTGCCCTATTGTTTTCGCTTTACCTTTTGAAGCCAGCACCGTTCTGTATCTTCGATGAGGTAGACGCTCCGTTAGATGATACTAACATTGATAAATTCAATAATATCATCCGCGAATTCTCCAACCAATCGCAGTTTATTGTGGTATCTCACAACAAACGCACGATCGCAAGCACCGATATCATCTACGGTGTAACCATGGTTGAGCAAGGTGTATCAAGAGTAGTAGCGGTGGATTTGAGGGATGTAGCTTAA
- the htpG gene encoding molecular chaperone HtpG — protein MQEEKGTISIHTENIFPVIKKFLYSDNEIFLRELVSNAVDASQKIKRLGSLGQFAGEVGDLTVDVKFDEAAKTITISDHGIGMTAEEIKKYINQIAFSGATEFMEKFKEANDANEIIGRFGLGFYSAFMVADRVEIESLSYQEGAEPAHWTCDGSTTYEISTGSRTTRGTDVILHINEDSTEFLNKSRIQEILDKYAKFLPIPIRFGTKSTQEPDGEDEEGKPKYKTVEVDNIINNTNPAWTKSPSELTDQDYLDFYRELYPYAMDEPLFWIHLNVDYPFNLTGILYFPKIKNDLEIQRNKIKLYSRQVFITDEVKDIVPEFLMLLHGVIDSPDIPLNVSRSFLQADSNVKKINNYITKKVADKLQEIFKSDRKGFEEKWNDIGLFIKYGVLSDEKFAEKAIDFCLLQDTQAASYTIKEFYEKVKDIQVDKNGNIVYLYTNDKAQQDGFIAPALAKGYDVLNLDGPLDTHFAGFLEQKGGEKVQLKRVDADIIDKLIEKDEKIELSLSEEQSKKVSETFEKAISRADMKVEVDALNENDLPVSVTLDEFMRRMKDMAKTGGGMGFYGNLPDNYKVTVNGNHPLVKRIVESSEEDGEKLAKQAFDLALLSRGLLTGADLTAFVKRSVEMI, from the coding sequence ATGCAAGAAGAAAAAGGTACAATTTCCATCCATACCGAGAATATTTTTCCGGTAATCAAGAAGTTTTTATACTCGGACAATGAGATCTTTTTACGTGAGTTAGTATCGAATGCAGTCGATGCATCTCAAAAAATTAAACGCTTAGGTTCCTTAGGTCAGTTTGCGGGCGAGGTAGGGGATTTAACAGTCGATGTGAAGTTTGACGAGGCAGCAAAAACGATTACGATCTCAGACCATGGTATCGGGATGACTGCCGAGGAGATTAAAAAGTATATTAACCAGATTGCTTTTTCGGGAGCAACGGAATTTATGGAGAAATTTAAAGAGGCGAATGATGCAAATGAGATCATTGGTCGCTTTGGATTAGGATTCTACTCTGCATTTATGGTTGCAGACCGCGTGGAGATCGAATCGTTGTCTTACCAGGAAGGTGCTGAACCGGCACACTGGACTTGTGATGGTAGTACAACATATGAGATTTCAACAGGAAGCAGAACTACCCGCGGAACGGATGTTATCCTTCATATCAACGAGGATTCTACCGAGTTCTTAAATAAATCAAGAATCCAAGAGATCTTAGATAAGTATGCCAAGTTTTTACCGATTCCAATTCGTTTCGGCACAAAGTCTACACAAGAACCTGACGGTGAAGACGAAGAAGGAAAACCAAAATACAAGACGGTTGAAGTCGATAATATTATCAATAATACCAATCCTGCTTGGACGAAATCGCCATCGGAGTTAACTGATCAGGACTATTTAGACTTCTATCGTGAGTTATATCCATATGCAATGGACGAGCCATTGTTCTGGATTCATTTAAACGTAGACTATCCGTTCAACTTGACCGGTATCTTATACTTCCCTAAGATTAAGAACGACTTAGAGATCCAACGCAATAAGATCAAGTTATACTCAAGACAGGTGTTTATTACCGACGAGGTAAAAGATATTGTTCCAGAGTTCTTAATGCTATTACACGGAGTGATTGACTCTCCGGATATTCCATTGAACGTATCGCGCTCCTTCCTACAGGCGGATAGCAATGTGAAAAAGATCAATAACTACATCACTAAGAAAGTTGCCGACAAGCTGCAAGAGATCTTTAAATCTGATCGCAAAGGCTTCGAAGAAAAATGGAACGACATCGGTCTGTTCATTAAATACGGTGTGTTGAGCGATGAGAAGTTCGCAGAGAAAGCTATTGATTTCTGTTTATTACAGGATACACAGGCTGCTTCTTACACGATTAAAGAATTCTATGAGAAAGTAAAGGATATCCAAGTTGACAAAAACGGAAATATCGTTTATCTCTATACCAATGATAAAGCACAGCAAGATGGTTTCATTGCTCCAGCCTTGGCAAAGGGATATGATGTATTAAATCTGGATGGACCATTAGATACACACTTTGCAGGATTTCTTGAGCAAAAAGGAGGGGAGAAGGTACAGCTAAAACGTGTGGATGCCGATATCATCGATAAGTTGATTGAAAAAGACGAGAAGATTGAGCTGAGTCTTTCGGAAGAGCAAAGTAAGAAGGTAAGTGAGACGTTTGAGAAAGCGATTTCTAGAGCTGATATGAAGGTAGAAGTGGATGCTTTAAATGAAAATGATCTTCCAGTGTCTGTGACATTAGACGAGTTTATGCGTCGAATGAAAGATATGGCAAAAACAGGCGGTGGTATGGGATTCTATGGTAATCTACCGGATAACTATAAAGTTACTGTTAATGGAAACCACCCACTCGTAAAACGTATCGTTGAATCCTCAGAAGAGGACGGCGAAAAGTTAGCGAAACAGGCTTTTGATTTAGCATTATTGTCAAGAGGTTTATTGACAGGAGCAGACTTAACCGCTTTCGTTAAACGCAGTGTTGAGATGATCTAA
- a CDS encoding glycosyltransferase: MSKISVIVPIYNVEAYLEECLDSIITQTYKELEIILVNDGSTDNCIKICKRYKEQDDRIQIVDKPNGGLSSARNAGLDVASGELIAFVDSDDVLHPRFFEHLISNISDADYIFCLYEKFEDGTAINIKSDLPRYDVMNLSNNEMLNTLDTFHYPHSIVSWNKLYKAHIWSNLRFPNGKIHEDEFVIHEVLHRCKSIKFLNLELYYYRQRNFSITSGAKSEKAFLDSLEALQNRLQYFKKEGFKSAYDTLQGKIMFLTTEKYVSPNNPAWRAIRFSDILTNKTIEPKLRLLLLIRKISENWYLNIQNRKNK; encoded by the coding sequence ATGAGTAAAATTAGCGTTATTGTGCCAATATACAATGTGGAAGCATATTTAGAAGAGTGTCTTGATTCTATAATAACGCAAACGTATAAAGAACTTGAAATTATTCTCGTGAATGATGGGTCAACGGATAATTGCATCAAAATTTGTAAGCGGTATAAGGAGCAAGATGATCGGATTCAGATTGTAGACAAACCAAACGGAGGTTTGTCGAGTGCTAGGAACGCTGGACTAGATGTTGCTTCTGGAGAACTGATTGCCTTCGTCGATAGCGATGATGTCCTTCATCCAAGATTCTTTGAGCATTTGATTTCTAATATATCTGATGCAGATTATATTTTCTGCTTATATGAGAAATTTGAGGATGGAACAGCAATCAACATAAAATCTGACCTACCCAGATATGATGTAATGAATCTTTCTAACAATGAAATGCTAAATACATTAGACACATTTCATTACCCCCATAGCATCGTTTCTTGGAATAAGCTCTACAAAGCCCATATTTGGTCTAACCTGCGTTTTCCAAACGGCAAAATACATGAAGATGAATTTGTCATCCATGAAGTTTTGCACAGGTGCAAAAGCATTAAGTTCCTTAACCTGGAGCTTTACTACTACCGACAAAGAAACTTTAGCATTACTTCGGGGGCAAAGTCAGAGAAAGCATTCTTAGACAGCCTGGAAGCACTACAAAATCGTCTTCAATACTTCAAAAAGGAAGGTTTTAAAAGTGCGTACGACACGCTTCAGGGAAAAATAATGTTCCTCACTACAGAAAAATACGTATCGCCAAACAATCCAGCGTGGCGCGCTATAAGATTTTCCGACATTCTAACAAACAAAACAATAGAACCTAAACTTCGATTGTTACTTTTAATTCGAAAAATCAGTGAAAACTGGTACTTAAATATCCAGAATCGAAAAAATAAATAA
- a CDS encoding DUF6882 domain-containing protein, which yields MNLSKPQVDESFRVLHKKAHEFVTDQHEILTEDFSFGAYDQYSLDADKSNISFIKDRIEVLKVAYQAVGALNEDNGLWTWRWDNPEIAPSEREELEVIKNYGDFFNYGMLTQAQWPASEADAWAVTAIAAYLRGGKGIFKIQIDGSPHFVYFEKILTT from the coding sequence ATGAACCTATCTAAACCACAAGTCGACGAGTCCTTCCGCGTGTTGCATAAAAAAGCACATGAATTTGTCACCGATCAGCATGAGATCCTAACGGAGGACTTTTCCTTCGGTGCTTACGATCAATACAGTTTAGACGCTGACAAATCCAACATTAGTTTCATCAAAGATCGCATAGAAGTCTTGAAAGTAGCATATCAAGCGGTAGGCGCTTTGAATGAGGATAATGGGTTATGGACCTGGCGTTGGGATAATCCGGAAATAGCACCCTCCGAGAGAGAGGAACTTGAGGTTATTAAAAACTACGGTGACTTTTTCAATTATGGCATGCTGACCCAAGCACAATGGCCAGCATCCGAGGCCGATGCCTGGGCGGTTACCGCAATCGCCGCTTATCTTCGCGGAGGCAAAGGTATTTTCAAGATACAGATTGATGGCTCGCCACATTTTGTTTATTTTGAAAAAATCCTGACCACTTAG
- a CDS encoding suppressor of fused domain protein, which yields MLLKKPDFLKSPIERYRQSIEERMQSKAQIYREKSAKKKLPFVYTFAFPQPEERLITAFSYGVSFASHPERLQQVELCLQVVSNEMNWVHIVGYLANQLRTDCPFRKGEIIKIGQQISPDSDMNAFIVAEVQFLDANSLIYDSKKSKGIQLVQLIPIYQSEIVSIQKMGLDRFLQAIKTNYQLVDRKAI from the coding sequence ATGCTTTTAAAGAAACCCGACTTTTTAAAATCTCCTATTGAGCGCTATAGACAATCCATCGAAGAACGAATGCAGTCGAAAGCTCAGATTTACCGGGAAAAGAGTGCAAAAAAAAAGTTGCCTTTTGTTTACACTTTCGCCTTTCCTCAGCCCGAAGAACGATTGATAACCGCATTTTCCTATGGCGTCTCCTTCGCAAGCCATCCCGAGCGATTACAGCAAGTGGAACTGTGCTTACAGGTTGTATCGAATGAAATGAACTGGGTTCATATTGTTGGTTATCTTGCAAATCAACTAAGGACGGATTGCCCTTTCAGAAAAGGTGAAATAATTAAGATTGGACAGCAAATAAGCCCAGATTCTGATATGAATGCCTTTATTGTCGCAGAAGTTCAGTTTCTTGACGCCAATAGTCTGATCTACGACAGCAAAAAGTCCAAAGGCATTCAGTTGGTTCAGTTAATCCCGATCTATCAATCCGAGATTGTAAGTATTCAAAAGATGGGATTAGACCGTTTTTTACAAGCCATCAAAACTAATTATCAACTAGTTGATAGAAAAGCTATTTAA